Genomic DNA from Lactococcus garvieae:
AATTCGTGCAAAAAGCTGCCTATATTCGCAACGTTCTCGCAGATAATTATATTTATCTAAGCTTAATTGGCTAATTGTTGAAAATAAAAGTTTTTGATTGATTTGGTACATCGTATTTATAAATAAATTAAGTTCATACCTGCTCCACATCTCACAACTGCTGAAAAAACATTCAAGCTGTTTCTTTTCCTCAGCAGTAAGCTGCTCGTAGCAGGCTTTCGCAGCCAAGGCAATAAAATAATCCTCCTCAATATCATAATATATATTATCATGATAAATCTTTTTGAGCTTAACCTTATTTCTTGTCATGTAAGCATGTTCAATTTCTAAAAATTGCATGATAAAGTATTCTGACTCACGATTATTAATCATAAGAATATAAGAAGTCATTGTCACATTCATTTTTTGGAGTGCCATATCTAATTTATCAAAAGAAAGCAATGTTTTTCCATTCTCGAATTGAGACAAAGTGCCTTTCGAGATGCCTAGACTTTCAAAATATTCCAAAGTTTTATGATGTTGCTTCCGTAACTGTCTAAAAGATTCCCCATACTTAATATAACTCATTTCTCCTCCTTAAAAAAAAACAAGTGAATTAAACATTCCTTCTCAAACTTAAAGAATTGTTTAAAACGCTTGAACGTTATTCCCGGTGGAATTATATTTTTACTTCCTGTATTTCTAATATAATAATATAAAAGAAAATTACAGTGTATAGTTTAGCATAATTTTTTCTTTTAGCAATTAGAATTCAGCAGAGTTCAGAATGTTAAACATTTTCTCTTTCCAGATACACTGCTTTTTTTCTTAATCTACTTATTAATAGCTGAAAAATAGAGTCGTAAAAATGCACTTTTTAGAAAAAAAGTAAATAATGTTTTGAATTATTACGAAAACAAACCTCTTGACTGTCTTTTAATGACGCTATTCTTCTGGTTTTCGGAGAAATCAATTAATTTTATAAAAGTCCTTGTTCTCTAAAGCTTAGATAAGAATCATGGCCCGTGATAATATGATCTAAAAGGTGTATACCTAAATTTTCACACGCTTCTCTGATTTTATGCGTAAAAAGCTTATCTTGCTGACTGGGACGAGTCAAGCCTGAGGGGTGATTATGTGCAATAATCATTCCTACCGCAAGATTTCTAACTGCATGATGTAAAATCTCACGCGGATGAGCAATCGAATGATTGACGGCACCAATAAAAATAGTTCTTTTTTGGATTATATTATTTTGACCATCTAAATAAATAGCCACTAAATTTTCTTGATCTAAATCAGACATCTCAGCTGCTAGGCTCAACCCAAATTGCTGAGTACCCACCACCTGACCATATCTTTTTCTCTCCGTGGTATGTATTCTCTTGCCCAGCTCAACCATAGCACGAATTTCTACTGCTTTTACGGGTCCAATACCTGGTATAGCCTTTAATTCACTTAAAGAAGCACGACGAAATGCTTCTAAACTATGAAAAGTATTTAGCACACGGTAAGCAAGTTCGTGGACATTTTCTCTTTTACTACCCGTTCTTAGTAAAATGGCTAATAGCTCTTGTTCATTGAGTTTTTCTGAACCCAAAATAACCAGCCGCTCACGAGGTTTCAATGGATAATCTTCTTCTTTTATCTGATACACATCTTTCTCCTTACTTGTTTATACGTAAAAAATCATTAGGTATCACTGCTGTTTGTGGTAAGAAAAAAAGTGGATTATAACAATCCACTTTTTATTATTCAACCGTAACGGCCTTAGCAAGATTACGTGGCTTATCAACATCAAGCCCACGTTGTACTGTCGCATAATATGCAATAAGTTGTGTAGGGACAACCATTGAGATAGCTGAAAGATAAGGGTGAACGTTATTAATCACGATATCATCACCTTCACGCGCAACTCCTTCTTCAACAATTGTGATAGCTGCGGCTCCACGTGCTACAGTTTCCATAACATTGCCACGCGTGTGTGCTGCAACTTCTTCATTATTTGAAATAAGTGCAATTACAGGTGTACCATTTTCAATCAACGAAATTGTTCCGTGTTTAAGCTCTCCAGCTGCAAAGCCTTCACATTGGATATATGAAATTTCTTTTAATTTCAAGCTTGCTTCCATAGAGACAAAATAATCTTGTTTACGTCCGATGTAGAAAGCATTTCGTGCTTCTGGTAAGAGTTTTGCTACAACATCTGAAACCAATTCTTTCTCTGAAAGAGTTGACTCAATAGACTGCGCAACGAGGGAAAATTCTTTAACCAAATCAAAAGCAAGAGATTTAGGGTTTTGATCAGCATCTCCTACAGCTTTAGCTAAGAAAGCTAAAGTTGCGATTTGACCTGTATAAGCTTTCGTTGAGGCAACTGAAATTTCAGGACCTGCACCAATAAGCATTGTATATGTCGCTTCACGTGACAAAGTTGATCCTGGAACGTTTGTGACAGTCAAGCTCGGGTGACCCAACTCATTTACTTTTACCAGCACTTGACGGCTGTCCGCTGTTTCGCCAGATTGTGAAAGGAAAATAAATAAAGGATTTTTGCTCAACAATGGCATACCGTAGCCCCATTCAGAAGCCACTCCGAGTTCAACGGGTGTATGTGTCAATTCTTCAAGAATCTGCTTTGAAGCATATCCTGCATGAAGTGACGTTCCAGCAGCAATGATATAAATACGGTCGGCCTTTTGAACAGCATTTACAATCTCTTTATCTACAGTTAACTGTCCTTCTTGATCAGTATATGTTGAAACCAATTTACGCATTACAGTTGGTTGTTCATCAATCTCTTTGAGCATATAGTAAGGGTAAGTTCCTTTACCAATATCTGAAAGGTCCAATTCAGCTGTATAGCTTTGACGTTCAACTTTATTACCTTGATAATCAGTTACTTCTACTTTATCTTTTGTCAAAATAACAAGCTCTTTGTCATGTATTTCCATGAATTCCGAAGTTTCACGAATCATAGCCATAGCATCAGAACAAACCATATTATAACCATCACCAAGACCAATAAGTAATGGTGATTTGTTTTTTGCTACATAGATGACATCTGCATCTTCAGCATCCATCAATGCAAAGGCATATGAACCTTCAATAAAGGACAAAGCCTTTTTGAAAGCCTCAAGTACAGAAAGTCCTTCTGCTTCAGCGAACTTAGCAATTAAATGTACCGCAACTTCTGTGTCTGTTTGACCGATAAATACGTCATCGGCAAGGTATTCGTCTTTAATCTCTGAGAAGTTTTCAATCACACCATTATGTACCAAAACAAAGCGACCTGAAGTTGAAGTATGAGGGTGGGCATTGTCTTCTGTTGGTTTACCATGTGTAGCCCAACGTGTATGTCCAATACCAGTTGATCCTATAACACTATCTCCAATTTTTTCCTGCAAGTCTGCAATACGACCGACTGACTTGACAAGGTTTACTTTTCCTTCACCGTCGTTGACAAAGATTCCTGCTGAATCATAACCACGATATTCAAGTTTTTCAAGACCTTGCATTAGAATGTCTGTTGCATTACGACTTCCGACAACACCTACGATACCACACATATTAATTTCTCCACTAACTAAATTGGTATAGCTAGATTTCCTTTATTTTTTGTCAATAAGAATATGATAATATAAAGCTTTGTATTTGTCAAGAATATTAAACTCGTAATTGGTATAGTTGAAGTG
This window encodes:
- a CDS encoding Rgg/GadR/MutR family transcriptional regulator produces the protein MSYIKYGESFRQLRKQHHKTLEYFESLGISKGTLSQFENGKTLLSFDKLDMALQKMNVTMTSYILMINNRESEYFIMQFLEIEHAYMTRNKVKLKKIYHDNIYYDIEEDYFIALAAKACYEQLTAEEKKQLECFFSSCEMWSRYELNLFINTMYQINQKLLFSTISQLSLDKYNYLRERCEYRQLFARIIIKSILLLVHQGDQKKSEDLIKYLKTLPPTFDITEKVMGMFLRGCWIYKFEDNQMGNKIVRRSLRIMLDVEAVDLKNIMEYYYKKMIHGKTQSYL
- the glmS gene encoding glutamine--fructose-6-phosphate transaminase (isomerizing), with amino-acid sequence MCGIVGVVGSRNATDILMQGLEKLEYRGYDSAGIFVNDGEGKVNLVKSVGRIADLQEKIGDSVIGSTGIGHTRWATHGKPTEDNAHPHTSTSGRFVLVHNGVIENFSEIKDEYLADDVFIGQTDTEVAVHLIAKFAEAEGLSVLEAFKKALSFIEGSYAFALMDAEDADVIYVAKNKSPLLIGLGDGYNMVCSDAMAMIRETSEFMEIHDKELVILTKDKVEVTDYQGNKVERQSYTAELDLSDIGKGTYPYYMLKEIDEQPTVMRKLVSTYTDQEGQLTVDKEIVNAVQKADRIYIIAAGTSLHAGYASKQILEELTHTPVELGVASEWGYGMPLLSKNPLFIFLSQSGETADSRQVLVKVNELGHPSLTVTNVPGSTLSREATYTMLIGAGPEISVASTKAYTGQIATLAFLAKAVGDADQNPKSLAFDLVKEFSLVAQSIESTLSEKELVSDVVAKLLPEARNAFYIGRKQDYFVSMEASLKLKEISYIQCEGFAAGELKHGTISLIENGTPVIALISNNEEVAAHTRGNVMETVARGAAAITIVEEGVAREGDDIVINNVHPYLSAISMVVPTQLIAYYATVQRGLDVDKPRNLAKAVTVE
- the radC gene encoding RadC family protein — protein: MYQIKEEDYPLKPRERLVILGSEKLNEQELLAILLRTGSKRENVHELAYRVLNTFHSLEAFRRASLSELKAIPGIGPVKAVEIRAMVELGKRIHTTERKRYGQVVGTQQFGLSLAAEMSDLDQENLVAIYLDGQNNIIQKRTIFIGAVNHSIAHPREILHHAVRNLAVGMIIAHNHPSGLTRPSQQDKLFTHKIREACENLGIHLLDHIITGHDSYLSFREQGLL